A genomic stretch from Candidatus Woesearchaeota archaeon includes:
- a CDS encoding glycosyltransferase, with the protein MECSVLTPHCGFLILMNIATTILLWSTYFLSLYFAVFWLLVFLITRDDKIEKKLTETPFVTITIPAYNEQDSLAGTVRSVLALQYPKEKYELLIVDDGSVDKTASIAKQLIEENSSFTIRLISQQNQGKGAGLNNALRQAKGTYFVCLDADSFVAPDALQKMLPHFTHDRVAAVLPALKVHNPKNTLEKLQWYEYIINMFYKELMGKLNCVHVTPGPFSVYRTETLREIGYFDENNITEDLEIALRLQFHNYKIVQLMDPEVLTIGPSTVKELYTQRNRWFKGATLNVLKYRKMLFNKQYGDFGFIQMPTVLCSGVIALILFCTALYYGLKPYIQNIYYLTFVHFDFLPFLTHFQFNFSIMDLNFITIFVATTMLLITLYIMRKSEVRTNERLLRYGILTITIYMLFYFLFLGAVWVGVFYDIIRRKKQQW; encoded by the coding sequence ATGGAGTGTTCAGTACTGACTCCTCATTGCGGATTTTTGATACTCATGAACATTGCTACAACGATTCTCCTTTGGTCAACATATTTTCTTTCTTTATATTTCGCAGTCTTCTGGCTTCTTGTATTTTTGATAACCCGCGACGATAAAATAGAAAAGAAACTTACCGAGACGCCTTTTGTCACGATTACCATTCCCGCCTACAATGAGCAGGATTCTCTCGCAGGAACTGTTCGTTCTGTGCTTGCACTTCAGTATCCAAAAGAAAAGTATGAACTTTTGATTGTTGATGATGGTTCTGTTGATAAGACTGCTTCCATTGCAAAGCAGCTTATCGAGGAAAATTCATCCTTTACCATTCGCCTTATTTCCCAACAAAACCAAGGAAAAGGCGCAGGCCTCAACAACGCGCTCCGCCAGGCAAAAGGAACATATTTTGTTTGCCTTGACGCTGATTCGTTTGTCGCGCCAGACGCGCTCCAAAAAATGCTTCCACACTTTACTCATGATCGTGTTGCTGCTGTGCTTCCCGCGCTCAAAGTCCACAATCCAAAAAATACACTTGAGAAACTGCAGTGGTATGAATACATCATTAACATGTTTTACAAAGAACTTATGGGAAAACTCAACTGTGTTCACGTCACGCCTGGACCGTTTAGCGTCTATCGCACTGAAACACTCCGTGAAATCGGCTACTTTGATGAAAACAACATCACTGAAGATTTAGAAATTGCGTTGCGCCTTCAATTCCATAACTATAAGATCGTTCAACTTATGGATCCTGAAGTATTAACCATTGGACCATCGACGGTGAAAGAACTTTACACGCAACGCAATCGCTGGTTTAAAGGAGCAACGCTCAATGTTCTTAAATACAGAAAAATGCTTTTCAACAAACAATACGGAGATTTTGGATTTATTCAGATGCCCACTGTGCTTTGCTCTGGAGTAATTGCTCTTATTCTCTTCTGCACTGCTCTTTATTACGGGCTTAAACCGTATATCCAGAATATCTATTATCTCACCTTTGTGCACTTTGATTTTCTTCCCTTTTTGACGCACTTTCAGTTTAATTTTAGTATTATGGATCTGAACTTTATCACGATCTTTGTCGCGACGACCATGCTTCTTATTACCCTTTATATCATGCGAAAATCTGAAGTGCGCACGAATGAGCGACTTCTTCGCTATGGGATTTTAACGATAACCATATATATGCTCTTTTACTTCTTATTTTTAGGGGCAGTGTGGGTTGGTGTTTTCTACGACATCATCAGACGAAAGAAACAACAGTGGTAA